TAACACAAAGTGTGTTGTACTAAACTAGACACACGTCTGTTAAAAATTGACACATGATGTGTTCCttttaacacatttgttttaagaaTGTACAAAGGTTGTTGAAGATATTTATCCTTGTTTTCTCAATCAATATATATAGGAGGCTATACATGAAAAAATTGATTATGGCCAAATATCCTACTGACACACTCGATGTAATGTACAGTCAGCCTTTATGATGGGGAGAGGGGACTACAAATGGATCCATCTCATTGTAAAACAGGCTCTACCTCATGCCTTTaaaagtttattatttacaattttacattattatatCAGCAGAAAGTCGTTTCAAAGCTTACACCCACACTATTTCCCATCCTAATGCCCCAAAGCGCCACAAGCAGTCAGATCTACGTTGATATGCACGtttcaagaaatgtacataTAATATGTATTTATCATTCAGAAACGTTCATGGCATATGAATGTTTCTGGAAtatgcagaaatgtaaaatgcCAACATTGTCCTCCGGTGCCCGGCTGAggcgacttttttttcttcaatatcATAATCatattccttctgttaaaaaaaaagaggaacatttgATAAGTGATTTCAAATTTGCACATGAAAATAACTTAGTAGCCAATGGGGTTGTATGGATACACGTCATGAGATGATTGGTGGTTGAGGTGTAACAGGACGctctgaaaacatttaaattgcaCCAATGTTCTCCACGAGGATATTCATAGAAAGATGGGTGGCATGACACGTCTTCTGCTTTTACTCTGTGCTGGTGAGtggctaacttttttttttcatgtgtacTGGTACTTAACTGTCATAGTCAGCGTGCTTTTAACAGAATTCAACTTCCTCCAGAAAGCTAGCACACTTGATTTCACCATGTCCAAACTTTGAACAACAGTTATTCTCTGTGACAATCATTGTTCCAACTCACAGTCACCTGGTGGATCTCTCTTTCAGGTGTGACAGCGAGCACAGCTGTGGATCTACAGAAGAGAATTGTTGGAGGTAGACCATGTCCAAAAAAAACACGTGATTACCATGTTTATGTGGAAGGATTTGATGGGACTGTTCACTTCATGTGTGGTGGCTCTCTGATCAGTGACCGCTGGATTCTGACTGCAGCTCACTGCTTGaagaggtgagagagaaaaaaagactaaaatgaTATTCTcctgttaaaaaatgtactgTGGTATTCCTGATAACATTCCCAACATGAAGATGGCATTGCTTATATTCAGTAATGACAAACCTCTGatatgaaaatgtgttctcaGTCATTCACTGATGTGTTTATTCACCTCTGTTTGTAGAGATGTAACTGCATATGTAGGTCCAGGTCTTATAAAAATGGATATCATACAACATGAGACCTTCAAAGAAAACGGAAATGGAAATGAACATGACCTCATGCTGCTGAAGCTACGTGACTCCACTCAAATTCAACCTGTAAAATTTCCAACCACTGCTGAATGTGCTAAACGTACCAAACT
This genomic interval from Labrus mixtus chromosome 4, fLabMix1.1, whole genome shotgun sequence contains the following:
- the LOC132973367 gene encoding trypsin-4-like, whose product is MGGMTRLLLLLCAGVTASTAVDLQKRIVGGRPCPKKTRDYHVYVEGFDGTVHFMCGGSLISDRWILTAAHCLKRDVTAYVGPGLIKMDIIQHETFKENGNGNEHDLMLLKLRDSTQIQPVKFPTTAECAKRTKLQTVEIAGYASKFKGPNNERGDDRPQTLQCADIPVVSCETSRKCLQDSLHPDDLSRLYQRWFCGQSDTVDISLGDSGGGVVHGSKIYGVNSFTMNGTHACVAPAAFMDVCQPRYKDWIRRMTGLRTI